A portion of the Drosophila sechellia strain sech25 chromosome 2R, ASM438219v1, whole genome shotgun sequence genome contains these proteins:
- the LOC6609839 gene encoding uncharacterized protein LOC6609839 isoform X3, protein MATTPTAGPAAAPPTSSTPQNYKVPSTSKISVDKLLRVGYYELEKTIGKGNFAVVKMATNIVTKTKVAIKIIDKTCLNEEYLSKTFREIAILKSLRHPHITRLYEVMESQSMIYLVTEYAPNGEIFDHLVANGRMKEPEAARVFTQLVSAVHYCHLRGVVHRDLKAENVLLDKDMNIKLADFGFSNHYEEGATLRTWCGSPPYAAPEVFQGLEYDGPKSDIWSLGVVLYALVCGALPFDGKTILELKSRVVLGKFRIPFFMSQECEQLIRNMLVVEPDRRYTIKQIIKHRWLSEWQSEMQEEERFGDISCAPGSGTVSKSASTSSLGSASDSPPQLDSVVMTHMLQLPGLTADMIAQSVHEQRFDNIYAIYNLLHDKLQQRRRENQRLQYHASLAYSRSRKTSITTGVVDRSEPVKQESLDRLSPLSNANATSSALGFGWSDVTVDLEKYGEFELECLARSNDPPVNAQHLSAHAGGGVNGANTRRHTVGPGDVAHEQALANPHVPPIDFKCPPQCSDPTQPVPYYPVNLPMLQNQPLHNLTIKDQHLLKPPVVMGASSFGRRASDGGANLHIYYPATGTVVGPAQGQQMDTAGYYINPNCGTDPLAVQELSPLNEQSVAHMQCCQENATGECNEELQSYMQKRGGTQRHTVGCTEDLSVAHGSGAGSQSQAPTTSSNMRQRRTGLLTVTERPPGRYSPVRRASEGSKSQFQGPLQECQSLQKGIAQRNFLVAPSPPLLENSISLPGSPIHGKPGMGLQLVLRRGHDIEVPPEAIKNLMPALDRLVKEQRVSFEIANKIISTHVVPMDLAPLLGLAAHASSAAAVSGGHLDQSHFTHLQQQQQQQHMLSFSVSPLSMPQGGAVNASLTSAKQMFGQPICGYTQYQPMTLALQPQHQQQLVGQFSSINLGASNSNSSSGCQSPVFSTSFSGSCSPNPYLPCAAGGSSPLHQITNGISGLSTGCAGGSITRGTSAASEGAAAAAAANQPLDLSMDVCGGVMDQQPTDYAATNWFMPTASYYDMKPLNLSPAQPVRVVPTPPASPNLCIIQEENGNGQMCHTISTGTPYAGCTGGITPQICLTDVQGSEITLVALSSDNSRDSEDSLEQHTPVMSLQGLIIAEPSSDMPSITRGIGRKASLDCESGAGSHCPVASGSSHATQSQNQAQTEAQCRRGSDKSLGFSDDSLSNDSNNLSPCQEPSASSGFKSDSHSEMGDHTECGHLTPDSMCDSRRMSDEMCYEVPLPHECSNLDSTRILEMVKQTIDSTMPPKGFVLHKGSISSEDSGAESRHSSASNASTSNPLACEAASLIASHAGYGEPTTNLSLEYSGGLQIELQVCEGRSRDHHGAGKGIKLRRISGDQFEYGKICQQLISTITMQQVAG, encoded by the exons GTGGCCATCAAGATCATAGACAAAACATGTCTGAACGAGGAGTACCTGAGCAAGACGTTCCGCGAGATAGCGATCCTTAAATCGCTGCGGCATCCCCATATCACGCGATTGTACGAGGTGATGGAGTCGCAGTCGATGATCTATCTGGTCACCGAGTACGCGCCGAACGGGGAGATCTTCGACCATCTGGTGGCCAATGGCAGGATGAAGGAACCGGAGGCGGCACGTGTCTTCACCCAACTCGTCTCGGCCGTTCACTACTGCCACCTGCGCGGGGTGGTGCATCGCGATCTCAAGGCCGAGAATGTCCTCCTCGACAAGGACATGAACATCAAG CTTGCCGACTTTGGCTTTAGTAATCACTATGAGGAGGGTGCCACCTTAAGAACTTGGTGCGGATCACCGCCCTACGCCGCCCCAGAGGTTTTCCAAGGCTTGGAATACGATGGACCCAAGTCGGATATCTGGAGTTTGGGCGTTGTGCTGTACGCCTTGGTTTGTGGAGCATTACCTTTCGATGGAAAGACTATCCTGGAGCTGAAAAGTCGCGTGGTGTTGGGCAAATTTCGCATTCCCTTCTTTATGTCGCAAG AATGCGAGCAGCTAATCCGAAACATGCTGGTAGTGGAGCCTGATCGTCGGTATACCATCAAACAGATCATCAAGCACCGCTGGCTCAGCGAGTGGCAGTCAGAGATGCAGGAGGAGGAACGTTTCGGTGACATTTCCTGTGCCCCCGGCTCGGGAACAGTGTCCAAGTCGGCGTCCACATCCTCGCTGGGCAGTGCGTCGGACTCACCGCCGCAACTGGACTCTGTGGTGATGACGCATATGCTCCAACTGCCCGGACTGACCGCCGACATGATAGCACAGTCGGTGCACGAGCAGAGATTCGACAACATCTACGCCATTTACAACCTGCTGCATGATAAGCTGCAGCAAAGGCGACGCGAAAACCAAAGACTGCAGTACCACGCCAGCCTGGCCTACTCCCGATCACGAAAGACGAGCATCACGACGGGCGTGGTGGATCGCTCGGAGCCCGTCAAGCAGGAATCTCTGGATCGGCTCAGTCCGCTGAGCAATGCCAATGCCACCAGCTCAGCTTTGGGCTTTGGCTGGTCCGATGTCACCGTGGATCTGGAGAAATATGGTGAATTTGAGCTGGAATGCCTGGCGCGATCGAATGAT CCCCCTGTTAATGCGCAGCATTTGAGTGCTCACGCTGGCGGAGGTGTCAATGGAGCGAATACCCGACGCCATACAGTGGGTCCCGGCGATGTGGCCCACGAGCAGGCGCTAGCTAATCCCCATGTGCCGCCCATCGACTTCAAATGTCCACCGCAGTGCAGCGATCCCACTCAGCCAGTTCCATACTACCCAGTTAATCTGCCCATGCTGCAAAACCAGCCCCTGCACAACCTCACCATCAAGGACCAGCATCTGCTCAAGCCGCCCGTTGTTATGGGAGCCA GCTCATTTGGGCGACGCGCATCAGACGGCGGGGCAAATCTTCACATCTATTATCCCGCCACGGGCACCGTTGTGGGTCCAGCTCAGGGTCAGCAAATGGACACGGCCGGGTACTATATCAATCCGAATTGCGGCACAGATCCCTTGGCTGTGCAGGAATTATCGCCGCTCAACGAACAGTCCGTGGCGCATATGCAGTGCTGCCAGGAGAATGCCACTGGCGAATGCAACGAGGAGCTGCAAAG CTATATGCAAAAGCGAGGAGGCACCCAGCGTCATACGGTGGGCTGCACGGAGGATCTTTCCGTAGCACATGGATCAGGAGCAGGATCACAATCCCAGGCGCCAACTACCTCCTCCAATATGCGACAGCGACGAACAGGATTGCTCACGGTCACCGAGAGACCGCCAG GACGTTATAGTCCAGTGCGTCGAGCATCGGAAGGATCGAAGAGTCAGTTCCAAGGACCACTGCAGGAATGTCAGTCCCTGCAGAAAGGTATTGCACAGAGAAACTTTTTGGTTGCACCCAGTCCGCCGCTTTTAGAAAATTCGATCAGCTTACCAG GTTCGCCCATACATGGAAAACCGGGCATGGGTTTGCAGCTGGTTCTGCGTCGCGGCCATGACATTGAAGTTCCTCCGGAAGCCATCAAGAATCTGATGCCTGCCCTGGATCGACTGGTTAAGGAGCAGCGTGTTAGCTTCGAAATAGCCAACAAAATAATCTCAACGCATGTTGTGCCGATGGACTTGGCTCCGCTACTGGGACTGGCAGCTCATGCTTCGAGTGCGGCGGCGGTTAGTGGAGGTCATCTCGACCAGAGCCACTTCACGCAtctccagcagcaacagcaacaacagcacatGCTCAGCTTCAGTGTATCGCCGCTCAGCATGCCGCAGGGCGGAGCTGTGAATGCCTCGCTGACCTCGGCCAAGCAGATGTTTGGCCAACCGATCTGTGGCTATACGCAATATCAACCTATGACCCTGGCCCTGCAGCCgcagcatcaacagcagcTGGTTGGCCAGTTCAGCAGCATTAATTTGGGAGCTAGCAACTCGAATTCAAGCAGTGGCTGCCAGTCGCCTGTTTTCAGCACCAGCTTCAGCGGTAGTTGTTCGCCCAATCCATACCTGCCCTGTGCCGCCGGTGGCTCTTCGCCGCTGCATCAGATCACCAATGGCATCTCTGGTTTAAGTACTGGATGTGCTGGCGGTTCCATTACCAGAGGCACTTCAGCCGCCAGCGAAGGAGCTGCAGCGGCCGCCGCTGCCAATCAACCTCTGGACCTGTCCATGGATGTTTGCGGTGGAGTAATGGATCAGCAGCCCACGGACTATGCAGCCACCAATTGGTTTATGCCCACGGCTTCGTACTATGACATGAAACCGCTTAACCTATCGCCCGCACAACCTGTGAGGGTCGTGCCCACGCCGCCGGCTTCACCAAATTTGTGCATCATCCAGGAGGAGAACGGAAACGGACAGATGTGTCACACTATCAGCACGGGTACTCCATACGCCGGTTGTACGGGAGGAATTACGCCGCAGATATGCCTCACCGATGTCCAGGGCAGCGAGATCACTTTGGTGGCTCTTTCGTCGGACAATAGTCGTGATAGTGAGGACTCCCTTGAGCAGCACACTCCAGTAATGTCACTACAG GGGCTTATCATCGCGGAGCCCAGCAGCGATATGCCTTCAATCACCAGGGGCATTGGACGTAAGGCCAGCCTAGACTGCGAATCGGGCGCTGGAAGTCATTGTCCAGTGGCCAGTGGCTCCTCCCACGCTACCCAATCCCAAAACCAAGCTCAAACCGAAGCCCAATGCCGGCGGGGCAGTGACAAATCGCTTGGTTTCTCAGATGATTCACTAAGCAATGACTCGAATAACCTGTCGCCCTGCCAGGAGCCATCCGCCAGCTCTGGTTTCAAATCGGATTCCCACTCGGAGATGGGCGATCACACGGAATGTGGTCATCTAACGcccgattccatgtgcgacTCGCGGCGCATGTCCGATGAGATGTGCTACGAAGTGCCTCTGCCACATGAGTGCTCCAATCTGGACTCTACGCGCATCTTGGAGATGGTTAAGCAGACCATAGACTCGACAATGCCGCCGAAGGGCTTTGTCCTGCACAAGGGAAGCATAAGCTCGGAGGACAGTGGAGCGGAATCGCGACATAGCAGTGCCTCGAATGCATCCACCTCGAATCCTCTGGCCTGCGAGGCTGCTTCTCTGATCGCTTCACACGCTGGATATGGAGAGCCAACCACAAATCTCAGTTTGGAGTACTCAGGCGGCCTGCAGATCGAGCTTCAAGTGTGCGAGGGACGCAGTCGCGATCATCATGGCGCCGGCAAAGGCATCAAGCTGCGTCgcatttccggggaccagttCGAGTACGGAAAGATATGCCAGCAGTTGATAAGCACCATCACCATGCAGCAGGTGGCAGGTTAA